The following proteins come from a genomic window of Streptomyces sp. GS7:
- a CDS encoding alpha/beta hydrolase family protein, translated as MDSRVRRTSRRRAAGIGALVVAGVLAAGAAGSAASGAPAPVPPHRAAAAGERAGARLTLPAPTGRYQVGTVSLHLTDRGRRDPWVAGQAHRELMVSVRYPATKDAGRFPRAPQLTPAEAAGFDALNNFSAYVPKGKVAWGATLTHAHTGAPVARRPGRRLPVVLYSPGAGDPRSLGSTLCDELASRGYAVVTVDHTYEAPAVAFPDGRVAHGVMPAEMAKAQRTGRITELLEKVSGVRVADTRFVLDELARTGSGSVLPEGLRGALDTGAVGMFGQSAGGFTAAQTMHDDPRIRSAADLDGVLGYTQRDDDPSHPSTVGRDGVDRPLLLMGMAGDTHHTVASWDAVWRHSTRPGAWLRDLTLTGGRHASYTDAEAMVPQLARQLGLSRKAVTAMVGTVDPRRAIAAERAYVTAFFDRWLRGRDNGLLDRPSGRYPEVRFVP; from the coding sequence ATGGACAGCAGGGTGCGACGGACGTCCCGGCGAAGGGCCGCGGGGATCGGGGCGCTGGTGGTCGCCGGGGTGCTGGCGGCGGGCGCGGCGGGATCTGCGGCGAGCGGGGCGCCCGCGCCCGTACCGCCGCACCGGGCGGCCGCCGCCGGGGAGCGCGCCGGCGCCCGCCTGACGCTGCCCGCGCCCACCGGTCGCTATCAAGTCGGCACCGTTTCCCTTCACTTGACGGACCGCGGGCGGCGCGACCCCTGGGTCGCGGGGCAGGCGCACCGGGAGCTGATGGTGAGCGTCCGCTACCCGGCCACCAAGGACGCCGGGCGGTTTCCGCGGGCGCCGCAGCTGACGCCCGCCGAGGCGGCCGGGTTCGACGCGCTGAACAACTTCTCCGCATACGTACCGAAGGGGAAGGTGGCATGGGGCGCCACCCTCACCCACGCGCACACCGGCGCCCCGGTGGCCCGGCGGCCCGGGAGGCGGCTGCCGGTGGTCCTCTACTCCCCCGGCGCCGGCGATCCCCGCTCGCTCGGCAGCACGCTCTGCGACGAACTGGCCTCCCGCGGCTATGCGGTGGTGACCGTCGACCACACCTACGAGGCGCCCGCGGTGGCGTTCCCCGACGGCCGGGTGGCGCACGGCGTGATGCCGGCGGAGATGGCGAAGGCGCAGCGCACCGGCCGGATCACGGAGCTGCTGGAGAAGGTCAGCGGGGTGCGGGTGGCCGACACCCGGTTCGTCCTCGACGAGCTGGCGCGGACCGGGTCCGGCTCCGTGCTGCCCGAGGGGCTGCGCGGGGCGCTGGACACCGGCGCCGTGGGGATGTTCGGGCAGTCGGCGGGCGGGTTCACGGCGGCGCAGACGATGCACGACGACCCGCGGATCAGGTCGGCGGCGGACCTCGACGGGGTGCTGGGCTACACCCAGCGCGATGACGACCCGTCACATCCGTCGACGGTCGGGCGGGACGGGGTGGACCGGCCGCTGCTGCTGATGGGGATGGCCGGGGACACCCATCACACGGTGGCGTCCTGGGACGCGGTGTGGCGGCACAGCACGCGGCCGGGGGCCTGGCTGCGGGACCTGACGCTGACCGGCGGCCGGCATGCGAGCTACACGGACGCGGAGGCGATGGTGCCGCAGCTCGCACGGCAGTTGGGGCTGTCCCGGAAGGCGGTCACGGCGATGGTCGGGACGGTCGATCCGCGGCGCGCGATCGCCGCCGAGCGGGCGTATGTCACGGCGTTCTTCGACCGGTGGCTGCGCGGGCGGGACAACGGGCTGCTGGACAGGCCGTCGGGGCGCTATCCGGAGGTGCGGTTCGTGCCGTGA
- a CDS encoding YbjN domain-containing protein produces MGEDMGAGMGEERQTAAGAVIERTLKDAGLEWESPADGNYVVKLPGTRKLSTTCSLIVGRHSLSINAFVVRHPDENHDAVHRWLLERNTRLYGVSYAIDQLGDIYLVGKLPLAAVTPDELDRILGTVLENADGSFNTLLEMGFATAIRKEYAWRVSRGESTRNLEAFAHLTKRSTEA; encoded by the coding sequence ATGGGTGAGGACATGGGTGCGGGCATGGGTGAGGAACGACAGACGGCCGCCGGTGCCGTGATCGAGCGCACCCTCAAGGACGCCGGCCTCGAATGGGAGTCCCCCGCCGACGGCAACTACGTCGTCAAGCTCCCCGGCACCCGCAAGCTCTCCACGACCTGCTCGCTGATCGTCGGCCGCCACTCGCTGTCCATCAACGCCTTCGTCGTCCGGCATCCGGACGAGAACCACGACGCGGTCCACCGCTGGCTCCTGGAGCGCAACACCCGCCTCTACGGCGTCAGTTACGCCATCGACCAGCTCGGCGACATCTACCTGGTCGGCAAGCTCCCGCTCGCCGCCGTCACCCCCGACGAACTCGACCGGATCCTCGGCACGGTCCTGGAGAACGCCGACGGCAGCTTCAACACCCTGCTGGAGATGGGCTTCGCCACGGCCATCCGCAAGGAGTACGCCTGGCGGGTGTCGCGCGGCGAGTCCACCCGCAACCTGGAGGCGTTCGCCCATCTCACGAAGCGGAGCACGGAGGCGTGA
- the mshA gene encoding D-inositol-3-phosphate glycosyltransferase gives MSQYVSRLRSRPHGPFPGPARLRLPGGSRRPRRVAMLSVHTSPLHQPGTGDAGGMNVYIVELAKKLASINIEVEIFTRATTASLPPAVELAPGVLVRHVDAGPYEGLAKEELPAQLCAFTHGVMQAWAGHRPGYYDLVHSHYWLSGHVGWLAADRWRVPLVHAMHTMAKVKNAALAVGDTPEPPARVIGETQVVDAADRLIANTAEEADELIRHYDADPGKVAVVHPGVNLDRFRPTGGLGSAVVAESRAAARARLGLPRDAVIPLFAGRIQPLKAPDILLRAAAALVAEDPSLRSRLVVPVVGGPSGSGLAKPEGLQKLAARLGIADLVQFRPPVGQEQLADWYRAASVLVMPSYSESFGLVAIEAQACGTPVVAAAVGGLPVAVRDGVSGFLVAGHDPADYARALRRFVDDPSLAARMGSDAARHAQSFGWDTAAAATGDVYTAAMQERRRHLRSLHG, from the coding sequence GTGAGCCAATACGTGTCCCGGCTCCGCAGCCGACCCCACGGCCCGTTTCCCGGCCCGGCGCGGTTGCGGCTGCCCGGGGGATCGCGCCGCCCCCGCCGGGTCGCGATGCTGAGCGTCCACACCTCCCCGCTCCACCAGCCCGGCACCGGCGACGCCGGCGGGATGAACGTCTACATCGTCGAGCTGGCCAAGAAGCTCGCCTCGATCAACATCGAGGTGGAGATCTTCACCCGCGCCACGACGGCCTCCCTTCCGCCCGCCGTCGAGCTGGCTCCCGGCGTGCTGGTCCGGCACGTCGACGCGGGCCCGTACGAGGGCCTGGCCAAGGAGGAGCTGCCGGCCCAGCTGTGCGCCTTCACCCACGGCGTGATGCAGGCATGGGCGGGCCACCGCCCCGGCTACTACGACCTGGTGCACTCCCACTACTGGCTCTCCGGCCATGTCGGCTGGCTGGCCGCCGACCGCTGGCGGGTGCCGCTGGTCCACGCCATGCACACCATGGCCAAGGTCAAGAACGCCGCGCTGGCCGTCGGCGACACCCCCGAGCCGCCGGCCCGCGTGATCGGCGAGACGCAGGTGGTCGACGCCGCCGACCGCCTGATAGCCAACACCGCCGAGGAGGCCGACGAGCTCATCCGGCACTACGACGCCGACCCCGGCAAGGTCGCGGTCGTCCACCCCGGCGTCAACCTCGACCGCTTCCGGCCGACCGGCGGCCTCGGCTCCGCCGTGGTCGCGGAGAGCCGGGCCGCCGCCCGGGCCCGCCTCGGGCTGCCGCGGGACGCGGTCATCCCGCTCTTCGCCGGCCGCATACAGCCGCTGAAGGCCCCGGACATCCTGCTGCGCGCCGCCGCCGCACTCGTCGCCGAGGACCCCTCGCTGCGGTCCCGGCTGGTCGTCCCGGTGGTGGGCGGGCCCAGCGGCAGCGGGCTGGCCAAGCCGGAGGGGCTCCAGAAGCTGGCCGCCCGGCTCGGGATCGCCGATCTGGTGCAGTTCCGCCCGCCGGTCGGCCAGGAGCAGCTCGCCGACTGGTACCGCGCCGCGTCCGTCCTGGTCATGCCGTCGTACAGCGAGTCGTTCGGACTGGTCGCCATCGAGGCCCAGGCGTGCGGCACCCCGGTCGTCGCGGCGGCCGTCGGCGGGCTGCCGGTCGCCGTCCGGGACGGCGTCAGCGGCTTCCTGGTCGCCGGCCACGACCCGGCCGACTACGCCCGTGCGCTGCGCCGCTTCGTGGACGACCCGTCGCTGGCCGCCCGGATGGGCAGCGACGCGGCCCGGCACGCCCAGTCCTTCGGCTGGGACACCGCCGCCGCGGCGACCGGCGACGTGTACACCGCCGCGATGCAGGAACGCCGCCGTCACCTACGATCCCTCCATGGGTGA
- a CDS encoding class I SAM-dependent methyltransferase, with protein MARRSPVSTAAPAPAPSRPVGNATRGTTNPNRLRRMDRWIAAEHGAVLRRTADPVAVDLGYGAAPWTALELLGRLRTVRPDAQVVGIEIDPARVAAARPYACAGLDFVHGGFEVPLPGERGRAPVLIRAANVLRQYDEDEVAAVWRRLCARLAPGGLLVEGTCDEIGRRHVWVALGPEGPRTVTFAARLGSLGTPSDLAERLPKALIHRNVPGEPVHAFLRDFDRAWATAAPLGALGARQRWRAAVQSLSADWPLAGDPRRRRQGEVTVRWEALAPRGA; from the coding sequence ATGGCCCGCCGCTCCCCCGTCTCCACCGCCGCCCCGGCGCCCGCGCCGTCCCGGCCGGTCGGGAACGCCACCCGCGGCACCACCAACCCCAACCGGCTGCGCCGCATGGACCGCTGGATCGCCGCCGAGCACGGCGCCGTGCTGCGCCGCACCGCCGACCCGGTCGCCGTCGACCTCGGATACGGCGCCGCCCCCTGGACCGCGCTGGAGCTGCTGGGCAGGCTGCGTACGGTGCGGCCGGACGCTCAGGTCGTCGGCATCGAGATCGACCCGGCGCGGGTCGCCGCCGCCCGCCCGTACGCGTGCGCCGGGCTGGACTTCGTCCACGGCGGCTTCGAGGTGCCGCTCCCGGGCGAGCGGGGGCGCGCCCCGGTCCTCATACGGGCCGCGAACGTGCTGCGCCAGTACGACGAGGACGAGGTCGCCGCCGTCTGGCGGCGGCTGTGCGCCCGGCTGGCGCCCGGCGGGCTGCTGGTCGAGGGCACCTGCGACGAGATCGGGCGGCGGCACGTCTGGGTCGCGCTGGGCCCCGAGGGGCCCCGCACGGTCACCTTCGCGGCCCGGCTCGGCTCCCTCGGCACCCCCTCCGACCTGGCCGAACGGCTCCCCAAGGCGCTGATCCACCGCAATGTGCCGGGCGAGCCGGTGCACGCCTTCCTGCGCGACTTCGACCGCGCCTGGGCCACCGCCGCCCCCTTGGGCGCGCTGGGCGCCCGGCAGCGGTGGCGGGCCGCCGTCCAGTCCCTGTCCGCGGACTGGCCGCTGGCCGGCGACCCGCGGCGGCGCCGCCAGGGCGAGGTCACGGTGCGCTGGGAGGCACTGGCTCCGCGGGGCGCCTGA
- a CDS encoding helix-turn-helix transcriptional regulator, with protein MLYAEIEISSFLKARRAALDPAELGLPGGHNRRRVRGLRREEVAQLAGISVDYYTRIEQGRAPAISDSVLDAIARALRLSGGEVTYLRNVAAPRRRGAEAVCAPFPGGPRQTVRPEIQQLLDAMDTVVPALVMGRGLDILAWNALGGRVAFDLAPLTPDRRNAALLVFLDPAARRLHPEWEKKAEEVVGNLRADSGRYPDDPRICEVVGELLDRSPEFRRLWDAQGVRECLRGTKRIVHPEVGELTVTFESMRLGTDPDQVMVTYTAPRGSVTERRLRELADRVGGAALAAGAV; from the coding sequence ATGCTGTACGCGGAAATCGAGATCAGCTCGTTCCTCAAGGCGCGCCGTGCCGCGCTCGACCCGGCCGAGCTGGGTCTGCCCGGCGGGCACAACCGCCGCCGGGTCCGCGGGCTGCGGCGCGAGGAGGTCGCCCAGCTCGCCGGGATCAGCGTCGACTACTACACCCGCATCGAGCAGGGCCGGGCGCCCGCCATCTCCGACTCCGTCCTGGACGCCATCGCCCGCGCGCTGCGGCTGTCGGGCGGCGAGGTGACGTATCTGCGGAACGTCGCGGCGCCCCGGCGGCGCGGCGCGGAGGCGGTGTGCGCCCCCTTCCCGGGCGGGCCGCGGCAGACCGTACGGCCCGAGATCCAGCAGCTGCTGGACGCGATGGACACCGTGGTACCGGCGCTGGTCATGGGCCGCGGCCTGGACATCCTGGCCTGGAACGCGCTCGGCGGCCGGGTCGCCTTCGACCTCGCACCGCTCACCCCGGACCGGCGGAACGCCGCACTGCTGGTCTTCCTCGACCCGGCAGCGCGGCGGCTGCACCCGGAGTGGGAGAAGAAGGCCGAGGAGGTCGTCGGCAACCTGCGCGCCGACAGCGGGCGGTACCCGGACGATCCGCGGATCTGCGAGGTGGTGGGCGAACTCCTCGACCGCAGCCCGGAGTTCCGGCGGCTGTGGGACGCGCAGGGGGTGCGCGAGTGCCTGCGCGGCACCAAGCGGATCGTGCACCCGGAGGTCGGGGAGCTGACCGTCACGTTCGAGAGCATGCGGCTGGGCACGGATCCGGATCAGGTGATGGTGACGTACACGGCCCCCCGGGGGTCGGTGACCGAGCGGCGGCTGCGGGAGCTGGCGGACCGGGTGGGCGGCGCCGCGCTCGCCGCGGGGGCCGTCTGA
- a CDS encoding aldo/keto reductase has protein sequence MQRRILGGTGISVSEYALGAMMLGAWGNPDHEDGIRIVHRALDAGINFIDTADIYSDGENEEIVGKALKGRRDDVVLATKFHNPMGPDANHRGNSRRWLVRAVEGSLRRLGTDHIDLYQVHRPDPDTDIDETLSALSDLVRSGKVRAIGTSTFPAEQLVEAQWVADRRGHIRFRSEQPPYSILARGVENAVLPTAQRYGIGVLTWGPLSAGWLSGRDLSASSRAALENRKFDLTVPENARKAEAVSALTELAAEAGLTLPHLATAFVRAHPAVTSVIIGPRTMDQLDTLLDGTGITLSADVLDRIDAIVPPGTDLNRADNYYAAPAILDASLRRR, from the coding sequence ATGCAGCGCAGGATCCTCGGCGGTACCGGTATCTCGGTCAGCGAGTACGCGCTCGGCGCGATGATGCTCGGCGCCTGGGGCAACCCCGACCACGAGGACGGCATCCGGATCGTGCACCGCGCGCTGGACGCCGGTATCAACTTCATCGACACCGCGGACATCTACTCCGACGGCGAGAACGAGGAGATCGTCGGGAAGGCTCTCAAGGGGCGCCGCGACGACGTGGTGCTGGCCACCAAGTTCCACAACCCGATGGGCCCGGACGCCAACCACCGCGGAAACTCCCGCCGTTGGCTGGTCCGCGCGGTGGAGGGCAGCCTCCGCCGGCTCGGCACCGACCACATCGACCTCTACCAGGTCCACCGCCCCGACCCGGACACCGACATCGACGAGACCCTCTCCGCGCTCTCCGACCTCGTCCGGTCCGGCAAGGTGCGGGCGATCGGCACCTCCACCTTCCCCGCCGAGCAGCTCGTCGAGGCCCAGTGGGTCGCCGACCGCCGCGGCCACATCCGCTTCCGCAGCGAGCAGCCGCCGTACTCGATCCTGGCCCGCGGCGTCGAGAACGCCGTGCTGCCGACCGCCCAGCGCTACGGCATCGGCGTGCTGACCTGGGGACCGCTCAGCGCCGGCTGGCTCTCCGGCCGCGACCTCTCGGCCAGCTCCCGGGCCGCCCTCGAAAACCGGAAGTTCGACCTCACCGTCCCGGAGAACGCCCGCAAGGCGGAGGCGGTCAGCGCGCTCACCGAACTCGCCGCCGAGGCCGGTCTCACCCTCCCCCACCTGGCGACCGCCTTCGTCCGCGCCCACCCGGCGGTCACCTCCGTCATCATCGGCCCCCGCACCATGGACCAGCTCGACACCCTCCTGGACGGCACCGGCATCACCCTCTCCGCCGACGTCCTCGACCGCATCGACGCCATCGTCCCGCCCGGCACCG